In the genome of Clostridiales bacterium, one region contains:
- a CDS encoding glycosyltransferase has product MINAVLDFSFYAFLTICFLLFIYYIPRLRGWFASFKKQKRLYNDKKNNIAILIPARNESKVIGQLLASINNQTYSKEHFGVHIIVKEYDDPTIGLAKQVDGVIHIAPNQTCKGDALNACLKEILAQNPDKYDAYLIIDADCMLTDTFLEEMNNALASGKQVIQGKKIVKNYHIKDKKANSLASSCNGLIWTIIDDMGNRFKADHNITQMTIGTGLMLRSDVIKTLGGWPYKMTLTEDIELMFDCMVKKISTFYYSYAVLYMEESTSLKVTNKRRTRWLTGVVDSKRLYKKQVKLAAKSKEDKRNKYYVLALWPVFYFVGACVVFSGLQLLSATLLFLFKSDLWLKSLLYAIIGIGIIYFSFFLLSLMCLIVERKNMPISIFRKIVL; this is encoded by the coding sequence TATTTATTTATTACATTCCCAGACTGCGAGGCTGGTTTGCTTCTTTTAAAAAGCAAAAAAGACTTTATAACGATAAAAAAAATAATATAGCCATATTAATACCAGCTCGCAATGAAAGCAAAGTAATAGGGCAATTACTGGCAAGCATAAACAACCAAACATATTCCAAAGAACATTTTGGCGTTCATATTATTGTCAAAGAATATGACGACCCTACGATAGGATTGGCAAAACAAGTTGACGGCGTAATACATATCGCGCCTAACCAAACATGCAAGGGCGACGCTTTAAATGCTTGCCTAAAGGAAATACTGGCGCAAAACCCCGATAAATATGACGCATACTTGATAATTGACGCCGATTGCATGTTGACCGATACATTCTTGGAAGAAATGAATAACGCGCTTGCGAGCGGCAAGCAAGTCATTCAAGGCAAAAAAATCGTCAAGAACTATCATATAAAAGATAAAAAAGCCAATAGCTTAGCAAGCAGCTGCAATGGCCTGATTTGGACAATTATTGACGATATGGGCAATAGATTTAAAGCCGACCATAATATTACCCAAATGACTATCGGGACAGGCCTGATGTTAAGAAGCGATGTGATAAAAACGTTAGGCGGCTGGCCTTACAAAATGACTTTGACGGAAGATATAGAATTAATGTTTGACTGCATGGTCAAAAAGATAAGCACCTTTTACTATTCTTATGCGGTGCTTTATATGGAAGAATCTACAAGCCTTAAAGTCACTAACAAAAGAAGGACAAGATGGTTAACGGGCGTTGTTGACAGCAAAAGATTATACAAAAAACAAGTCAAACTTGCCGCTAAATCCAAAGAGGACAAACGCAATAAATATTATGTGCTCGCGTTATGGCCTGTATTTTACTTTGTGGGCGCTTGCGTTGTTTTTTCGGGATTACAGCTATTGTCGGCTACATTATTGTTTTTATTTAAAAGCGATTTATGGCTTAAATCATTGTTATACGCTATAATTGGCATAGGAATAATATATTTTTCATTTTTCTTATTGTCGTTAATGTGTTTGATTGTGGAAAGAAAAAATATGCCCATCTCAATTTTTAGAAAAATCGTTTTAT